ATCGGGAAGTACAACGTCACCCGCGGCGTGACCGCCGATGGCCGGCCGAACCTCACCGCGATCGGTCAGTCGATCGACACGAAGGCCGGGCAGGGCAAGGTGTTCAACCGGACCACGGCGCGGATCGTTCAATGGGAGTCGTCGCTGTACGGACGTTACCCGTTCGGCTCGACCGGCGGCGTACTCACCGATGCCCGGGTCGGCTACGCCCTGGAGACGCAGGGCCGACCGGTGTACGACCAGCGTACGAGCGAGGTCGACGGTGACCTGCTCGCACATGAACTCGGCCACCAATGGTTCGGCGACAGTCTTACGCCGGTGCACTGGTCGGACATCTGGCTGAACGAAGGCTTCGCCACCTACTCGGAGTGGCTGTACCAGGAGAAGTTCAACGGCGTCCCGGTGCAAAAGAGCTTCGCCGAGACATACGCGGGGGAGAAGGACTGGTCCGGCAAGGTGGCCGACCCTGGACGGGATCAGATCTTCGACGACCTGGTCTACAACCGCGGCGCGATGACGTTGCAAGCGCTGCGGATGAAGATCGGCGACCGTGCCTTCTTCCAGGTGCTCAAGCAGTGGCCCGCGACGTACCGGCATGGCAATGTGTCGACGCAAACCTTCATCCGGTTCGTCGAGCGCCTGACGCACCGCGACCTCGGCGCGTTCTTCCGGACCTGGCTCTATCAGCCGGGCAAGCCGAAGATCTGACCGTTCGGATAGCGTCGGGGCGTGTTGCTGCCTGAGTCGTCGGTGCCGGGGGCAGAGCTGCCCGTCCGAGCGGTGCTGCCTGCCACGGTCGAAGCGGTGCGTTCGCGCGGTACGGCGGTGCTGGTCGCGCCGCCCGGATCGGGGAAGACCTCGCTGCTGCCGCTGGCGCTGGGCGACGCGCTCGACGGGACGATCATCGTCGCGGAGCCGCGGAGGTTGGCGACCCGTGCCGCCGCGACCCGGCTGGCGATGCTGGTCGGCGAGCCGCTCGGGCAACGGATCGGGTACGCGATGCGCGGGGAACGCAGCGGTGGGCGAGGGCTTCGAGTCGAGGTGGTGACGACAGGTCTCCTCGTACGGCGCCTGCAGGCGAACCCGGAGCTGCCGGGGGTCGCGGGGATCGTGATCGACGAGTGTCACGAGCGGCATCTTGATGCGGATCTGCTGCTGGCGTTCTGCGTCGACGTACGGGCGAACCTGCGGGAGGACCTGGCTATCGTCGCGACCTCGGCCACGCCGGACACGGTCAGGCTGAGTCGGGCGCTGGGTACCGACGAGGTTCCGGCGCCTGTCATCACCGCGTCCGCCGCGCTGTTCGACGTGGCCGTCGAGTGGGCGCCATCGCCGGTTCCCGTGCCGCTGCTTCCGGGCGGGCGGGTCGATCCGCGCCTACTCGATCATGTCGCGGCCGTTGTCCGGCGGGCCTTGATCGAGAACGACGGCGACATCCTCGTGTTCGTACCGGGGGAGGCCGAGATCAACGGCGTGACGCGGCGGCTGGCCGGTGCGAACGTGCTGGCGTTGTTCGGTCGGCAGACCAGGGCTGAACAGGAGCGCGCGCTGGTCCCGACTACCACTCGCCGGATCGTGGTGACGACGTCGGTCGCGGAGAGTTCGCTGACCGTGCCCGGGGTCAGGGTTGTGGTCGACTCGGGTCTCGCCCGGGAGCCCCGGACCGACCAGTCCCGTGGGCTCGGTGCGTTGGTCACCTGCCGGGTGTCGAGGTCGTCGGCCGACCAGCGGGCGGGTCGCGCCGGCCGGGAGGCACCCGGGCGGGTCTATCGGTGCTGGTCGGCCGCCGACCACGCACATCTCGACGATCATCCGGCGCCGGAGATCGCGATCGCCGATCTGGCGGCCTTCGCGCTTGATCTCGCGGCGTGGGGTACGCCTGGGGGTGACGGGCTGACTTTGCTGGAGGCACCGCCGGCGGTGGCGATGACTGCCGCTACCGAACTGTTGCGTCGCCTGGACGCTGTTGACGACAGTGGCCGGATCACTGAACGGGGACGGCGGATGGCGGCGATCGGGGCGCATCCCCGGTTGGCCCGGGCGCTGATGGACGGCGCACCACGAGTCGGCGCCGACCGCGCCCG
The genomic region above belongs to Kribbella solani and contains:
- the hrpB gene encoding ATP-dependent helicase HrpB — its product is MLLPESSVPGAELPVRAVLPATVEAVRSRGTAVLVAPPGSGKTSLLPLALGDALDGTIIVAEPRRLATRAAATRLAMLVGEPLGQRIGYAMRGERSGGRGLRVEVVTTGLLVRRLQANPELPGVAGIVIDECHERHLDADLLLAFCVDVRANLREDLAIVATSATPDTVRLSRALGTDEVPAPVITASAALFDVAVEWAPSPVPVPLLPGGRVDPRLLDHVAAVVRRALIENDGDILVFVPGEAEINGVTRRLAGANVLALFGRQTRAEQERALVPTTTRRIVVTTSVAESSLTVPGVRVVVDSGLAREPRTDQSRGLGALVTCRVSRSSADQRAGRAGREAPGRVYRCWSAADHAHLDDHPAPEIAIADLAAFALDLAAWGTPGGDGLTLLEAPPAVAMTAATELLRRLDAVDDSGRITERGRRMAAIGAHPRLARALMDGAPRVGADRAREIVAMLTDDITRATDDLPTHWQSLRRGSNRADTTRWQEEVKRLTRAARVDRAADVSGGGLVGGVPDEVAVGVVVGLAYPDRIARVRGAESVTYQMSGGTGAALDPHSPLRGTTWLAIAVADRAPGRADARIRSAAPIDERTAREVAAELVSTTDQIRWDNGRIVTRRVETLGAIVLNDLPLAKPDPLLVQAAVRDGIQRSGLAVLRWSDAARALRERLAFCHAHLGPPWPAVDDGTLLTVLDAWLGPELTSVRTTRDLTQIDVTSALRRLLPWPEASRFGDLAPERLKVPSGSEVRLTYAGAEPPVLAVKLQEVFGWTTTPTVADGRVPVVLHLLSPARRPVAITSDLTSFWKQGYPQVRADLRARYPRHPWPENPLTATPTNRPKPRA